A region from the Oceanidesulfovibrio marinus genome encodes:
- a CDS encoding SH3 domain-containing protein: MRRFRTCLIGAILLLCVAAAAVASQPLSVQVHEAALHKDPTFLGPVVTTAPYGSTVTLVERHGDWLLVEFGGERGWVHASAVADHAPALRSGGAAAAGVSGQELALAGKGFNPAVEASFRASHGGGYLWVERAESMRYSPEELAAFLEEGGLNVEGGRP, encoded by the coding sequence ATGCGTCGATTCCGGACATGCCTCATCGGAGCGATCCTGCTCCTCTGCGTTGCGGCGGCTGCCGTTGCGTCCCAACCCCTTTCCGTTCAGGTCCACGAGGCCGCCCTGCACAAGGACCCGACCTTCCTGGGCCCGGTCGTGACCACCGCGCCATACGGCAGCACCGTAACCCTGGTGGAACGCCACGGCGACTGGCTGCTGGTGGAGTTCGGCGGCGAGCGCGGCTGGGTGCACGCCTCTGCGGTGGCGGATCACGCCCCGGCCCTGCGCTCCGGCGGCGCTGCAGCGGCCGGCGTGTCCGGCCAGGAGCTGGCCCTGGCGGGCAAGGGGTTCAACCCGGCTGTGGAAGCGAGCTTTCGCGCCTCGCATGGCGGCGGCTATCTTTGGGTCGAGCGCGCCGAGTCCATGCGTTATTCGCCCGAGGAGCTGGCCGCGTTTCTGGAAGAAGGCGGCCTGAACGTGGAAGGAGGCCGGCCATGA
- a CDS encoding methyl-accepting chemotaxis protein: MTIRLKLSLPLICFTIALGAVSYVVVQSQLHGLTKRSLTTLAENKAEELSLAIATSSRLSLAMASMAASRAGVVDAYETALSGNIDDPESPDSQQAREMLRKEFAKAADMVGKNLNGQQLRIHFHLANGKSLVRLWREKQAKRNGKWADISDDLTSFRQTVLDVNANKKAVSGIELGRGGFVMRGISPVVGPDGRQLGSVEALTDFTPVLEGAASGSQQKLFLFMNKDNLAITTRLQDTAKFPLVGDKYVYVAGAGAYQYESKDVPISLLDAGRDTVATQLQDKTALSAFPVVDYQGHQIGVIAFAADFSGQVGAIDNTLWTLIGLLAAILIIPGIVGFFVISRYVAKPVNTMIGKIKAIAEDRADLKERLDDSHNDEIGALATWFNRLMGKIEDILCNVEGYQNLVNAVPDPIFAVDEDFNFLVANTATEGFLGCSAEELKKKKCHDQFKTKVCNTDKCPIAMAKKINGAYQSEIINIGSDEKPHYIQPVGDILRDCYGKKSGYVEVARDVTAIVEKDQENQAAMDRLARINDEIIEATAGIASAAKQMAERFKDITQGAEEQSNRSGETATAMEEMNATVLEVAKSASDAAEQAGSARERAEAGADVVNQAMQSIGEVRNQALALKESMGELGGQVEGIGQVMAVINDIADQTNLLALNAAIEAARAGEAGRGFAVVADEVRKLAEKTMSATSEVGSAIREIQEGARRNMQVVDVAAEAVEQSSELADESGRSLGQIVDLVVTTTDRVQSIATAAEEQSAASEEISQAVSEVNRIAQETARSMDEVSSAVRGLMDQADRLRNIASS, from the coding sequence ATGACGATTCGTTTGAAGCTCAGCCTTCCGCTCATCTGTTTCACTATCGCACTCGGGGCCGTCAGTTACGTCGTTGTTCAAAGCCAGCTTCATGGGCTGACAAAGCGCAGCCTTACGACTCTTGCGGAAAACAAGGCCGAGGAGCTCAGCCTGGCAATCGCCACCAGCTCCCGGTTGTCGCTGGCCATGGCGAGCATGGCCGCCAGCCGTGCTGGAGTTGTGGATGCCTACGAGACGGCGCTTTCCGGCAACATCGACGATCCCGAGAGCCCGGACTCGCAGCAGGCCAGGGAGATGCTGCGCAAGGAGTTCGCCAAGGCAGCGGATATGGTCGGCAAGAACCTCAACGGGCAGCAGCTGCGCATCCATTTCCATCTGGCCAATGGCAAGAGCCTCGTGCGGCTCTGGCGGGAGAAGCAGGCCAAACGCAACGGCAAGTGGGCCGATATCTCCGACGACCTGACCTCGTTCCGGCAGACGGTTCTGGATGTCAACGCGAACAAGAAAGCCGTGTCAGGCATCGAGCTCGGCCGCGGGGGGTTCGTCATGCGCGGCATCTCGCCCGTGGTCGGACCGGACGGCAGGCAGCTCGGCTCCGTGGAGGCGCTCACCGACTTCACCCCGGTGCTGGAGGGCGCGGCCAGCGGATCGCAGCAGAAGCTGTTCCTGTTCATGAACAAGGACAACCTGGCCATCACCACGCGTCTGCAGGATACGGCGAAATTTCCCCTGGTAGGAGACAAGTATGTGTACGTGGCCGGTGCCGGTGCGTACCAGTACGAGTCCAAGGACGTGCCGATATCGCTGCTGGATGCGGGCCGCGACACGGTAGCGACGCAGCTTCAGGATAAGACGGCGCTCTCGGCGTTTCCGGTTGTGGATTACCAGGGCCACCAGATCGGCGTCATCGCGTTCGCCGCCGATTTCTCCGGCCAGGTGGGCGCCATCGACAACACGCTCTGGACCCTGATCGGCTTGCTGGCCGCAATCCTCATCATCCCGGGCATCGTGGGATTTTTCGTCATCTCGCGCTACGTGGCCAAGCCGGTCAACACGATGATCGGCAAGATCAAGGCCATCGCCGAAGATCGCGCCGACCTGAAGGAACGCCTGGATGACAGCCACAACGACGAGATAGGCGCGCTGGCCACGTGGTTCAACCGTCTCATGGGCAAGATCGAGGACATCCTCTGCAATGTCGAGGGCTACCAGAACCTGGTGAATGCCGTGCCGGATCCCATCTTCGCCGTGGACGAAGACTTCAACTTCCTGGTTGCCAACACGGCCACCGAGGGATTCCTGGGCTGCTCGGCCGAGGAGCTCAAAAAGAAAAAGTGCCACGACCAGTTCAAGACCAAGGTCTGCAACACGGATAAGTGTCCCATCGCCATGGCCAAGAAGATCAACGGCGCGTACCAGTCCGAGATCATCAACATCGGCAGCGACGAGAAACCCCACTACATCCAGCCTGTGGGCGACATCCTTCGGGATTGCTACGGCAAGAAGTCCGGCTATGTGGAGGTGGCGCGCGATGTGACCGCAATCGTTGAAAAAGATCAGGAGAACCAGGCGGCAATGGATCGCCTGGCCCGGATCAACGACGAGATTATCGAGGCCACGGCGGGCATTGCCAGCGCGGCGAAGCAGATGGCCGAACGCTTCAAGGACATCACCCAGGGCGCCGAGGAGCAGTCCAACCGCTCCGGCGAGACGGCCACGGCCATGGAGGAAATGAACGCCACGGTGCTGGAGGTTGCCAAAAGCGCCAGCGATGCGGCGGAGCAGGCCGGTAGCGCGCGCGAACGCGCCGAGGCCGGCGCCGACGTGGTGAACCAGGCCATGCAGTCCATCGGCGAGGTGCGCAACCAGGCCCTGGCGCTCAAGGAATCCATGGGCGAGCTCGGCGGCCAGGTGGAGGGCATCGGTCAGGTCATGGCCGTGATCAACGACATCGCCGACCAGACCAACCTCCTTGCGCTGAATGCGGCCATCGAGGCGGCGCGCGCCGGCGAGGCCGGACGCGGATTCGCCGTGGTCGCGGACGAGGTGCGCAAGCTGGCCGAAAAGACCATGTCCGCCACCAGCGAGGTGGGCTCCGCCATTCGCGAGATTCAGGAAGGCGCGCGTCGCAACATGCAGGTTGTGGACGTAGCCGCGGAAGCGGTGGAGCAGTCCTCGGAGCTGGCCGACGAGTCCGGCAGGTCCCTGGGTCAGATTGTGGACCTGGTTGTCACCACCACGGACCGCGTGCAGTCCATCGCCACGGCGGCCGAGGAGCAGTCCGCGGCCAGCGAGGAGATCAGCCAGGCCGTGAGCGAGGTGAATCGCATTGCCCAGGAGACGGCCCGCAGCATGGACGAGGTCAGCTCCGCGGTGCGCGGTCTGATGGATCAGGCAGACAGGCTGCGCAACATCGCGAGTTCGTAG
- a CDS encoding SPOR domain-containing protein: MRPHPFIYAPRRVVSLVLFLGLAAALVLGAAGCGKKPLAPSRYGGAPSTTGEQQAWSPPPAPAQAIPEQDLGQQQALPEAQPPVYTSTGESVPVFEDVYQLASFSQQEYATGFERQARDAGFDVRLEDAMVNGQTYYRVIGSIRGTEDEIKQSLAKLGVNPVQRSRMRIEGATTPYPTGSAYAPAAPETAPGVSAAPYGNQTAAPYGSTWQEPAPSTAMSSGAPAQLEGEQAPAYDGTGYASEDVQVPPPPGDALAGSAAQTPQQQDPLLGPSYRAPMQQQAPAATNQVAAGTQTASVSKRAVSEPQAKSGIIPPSAPPTFAGSAACQEKNGNLVASAVGRADEPLRAERIAVDQAKRSLLLCVQAYQDKEGLSSGARLTEVPIQYLLISDPQRRPDGSVFVSVGIAIEDIPKLSAGR; encoded by the coding sequence ATGCGCCCACATCCCTTTATATATGCACCGCGTCGCGTTGTCAGCCTCGTTCTTTTTCTCGGGCTGGCCGCGGCTCTCGTTCTCGGCGCCGCCGGCTGCGGCAAGAAACCCCTGGCCCCGTCCCGCTATGGAGGCGCTCCCTCCACCACCGGCGAGCAGCAGGCATGGTCGCCGCCTCCGGCCCCTGCTCAGGCAATACCGGAGCAGGACCTCGGCCAGCAGCAGGCGTTGCCCGAGGCGCAGCCTCCGGTCTACACGTCCACCGGCGAATCCGTCCCGGTGTTCGAGGATGTCTACCAGCTCGCCTCGTTTTCCCAGCAGGAGTACGCCACAGGCTTCGAGCGCCAGGCCCGCGACGCCGGCTTCGACGTTCGGCTGGAAGATGCCATGGTCAACGGCCAGACCTACTACCGCGTCATCGGCTCCATCCGCGGCACGGAGGACGAGATCAAGCAGTCCCTGGCCAAGCTCGGCGTGAACCCCGTGCAGCGCAGCCGAATGCGCATCGAGGGCGCTACGACCCCGTACCCGACCGGCTCCGCCTACGCGCCTGCCGCGCCGGAAACCGCGCCCGGCGTCTCTGCTGCTCCCTATGGCAACCAGACAGCCGCGCCGTATGGCTCCACCTGGCAGGAGCCTGCGCCGTCCACGGCCATGTCCTCCGGCGCTCCGGCGCAGCTCGAAGGGGAGCAGGCCCCGGCCTATGACGGCACGGGCTATGCCTCCGAGGATGTGCAGGTGCCGCCGCCTCCGGGCGACGCTCTGGCCGGATCGGCGGCCCAGACGCCTCAGCAGCAGGACCCGCTGCTCGGCCCGAGCTACCGCGCGCCCATGCAGCAGCAGGCCCCTGCCGCGACGAATCAGGTCGCCGCCGGCACACAGACTGCCTCTGTGAGCAAACGGGCGGTGAGTGAGCCCCAGGCCAAGAGCGGCATTATCCCGCCGTCTGCTCCGCCGACCTTTGCCGGATCGGCCGCCTGCCAGGAGAAGAACGGCAACCTGGTCGCATCCGCCGTGGGCCGCGCCGACGAGCCCTTGCGTGCCGAGCGCATCGCCGTGGACCAGGCCAAGCGTTCCCTGTTGCTCTGCGTGCAGGCCTACCAGGACAAGGAAGGCCTGAGCAGCGGCGCACGGCTCACCGAGGTGCCCATCCAGTACCTGCTCATTTCCGACCCCCAGCGCAGGCCGGACGGCTCGGTCTTCGTCTCCGTGGGCATCGCCATCGAAGATATCCCCAAGCTCTCGGCCGGCCGCTGA
- the rplM gene encoding 50S ribosomal protein L13: MKTFTPTPKDINRDWFVVDAADQILGRLATQIAHRLRGKHKAEFAPHMDNGDFIVVVNAEKIKVTGNKLNDKFYYRHTGYPGGIKSRSLAETLERKPEDAIMTAVRGMLPKNKLGRAMLKKLKVYAGPEHPHEAQNPQQLPL; the protein is encoded by the coding sequence ATGAAGACTTTCACTCCGACGCCCAAGGATATTAACCGCGACTGGTTTGTCGTGGATGCTGCCGACCAGATTCTCGGCCGCCTCGCCACCCAGATCGCGCATCGCCTCAGGGGCAAGCATAAGGCCGAGTTCGCGCCCCACATGGACAATGGCGATTTCATCGTCGTGGTCAATGCGGAGAAGATCAAGGTCACCGGCAACAAGTTGAACGACAAGTTCTACTACCGCCACACCGGTTATCCGGGCGGCATCAAGAGCCGCAGCCTGGCTGAGACCCTGGAGCGCAAGCCCGAGGACGCTATTATGACGGCCGTCCGCGGCATGCTGCCCAAGAACAAACTCGGCCGCGCGATGCTCAAGAAGCTGAAAGTTTATGCCGGTCCCGAGCATCCCCACGAAGCCCAGAACCCTCAGCAGCTTCCGCTGTAA
- a CDS encoding metallophosphoesterase family protein, producing MRTIAHISDLHFGAIRGDLVCNLRDALLDLSPNIVAVSGDLTQRARRWQFVQAAAFLASLPFPLLTVPGNHDMPLYNLYRRWTKPLAGYRRAVGELPTFYEDGEMALVGMDTTKPFGWKEGRFSRRRFAHLASILDRIPEHDVRIVVAHHPLPGHKLATLTRTHPVDMVLTGHHHIGRHALVETAGTPGCLTIHAGTAVSRRLRGQTNSFNLLRVERNAVEVDLMLWEGGRFELESSNRFVRVRGGWRSSGDGSVA from the coding sequence GTGCGCACCATCGCACATATTTCTGATCTACACTTCGGCGCCATCCGCGGAGACCTTGTCTGCAACCTCCGCGATGCATTGCTCGATCTCTCGCCCAACATCGTCGCCGTCAGCGGCGATCTGACTCAACGCGCAAGGCGGTGGCAGTTCGTACAGGCCGCCGCCTTTCTTGCGTCACTGCCGTTCCCGCTGCTCACGGTGCCGGGCAACCACGACATGCCGCTATACAACCTCTACCGGCGCTGGACCAAGCCGCTGGCCGGCTACCGCCGCGCCGTGGGGGAGCTGCCCACGTTCTACGAGGACGGGGAAATGGCCCTGGTGGGCATGGACACCACCAAGCCCTTTGGCTGGAAGGAGGGCCGGTTCTCACGGCGGCGGTTCGCGCACCTGGCCTCCATCCTGGACCGCATTCCGGAACACGACGTGCGCATCGTGGTGGCGCACCATCCGCTGCCCGGGCACAAGCTCGCCACACTGACGCGGACCCATCCCGTGGACATGGTGCTCACCGGCCACCACCACATCGGCCGGCACGCACTGGTGGAGACGGCCGGGACGCCCGGCTGCCTGACCATCCATGCAGGCACGGCGGTGTCGCGCCGGCTGCGGGGGCAAACCAACTCCTTCAACCTGCTGCGGGTAGAGCGCAATGCCGTGGAGGTGGACCTGATGCTCTGGGAAGGGGGCCGGTTCGAGCTGGAGTCGTCGAACCGGTTCGTGCGCGTGCGCGGCGGGTGGCGAAGCTCAGGGGACGGCAGCGTTGCGTAA
- the rpsI gene encoding 30S ribosomal protein S9 — protein MSTEEFYGTGRRKNAVARTRVTSGTGRILVNGRPFDEYFPRASLQQVIQQPLTLLNLLGKYDVKANIAGGGVSGQAEALRHGIARALLQVDPELRPQLKKAGYLTRDARKKERKKYGQRGARARFQYSKR, from the coding sequence ATGAGCACCGAAGAATTTTACGGTACCGGCCGTCGCAAGAACGCCGTAGCCCGCACCCGTGTTACCTCCGGCACCGGCCGGATTCTCGTCAACGGCCGTCCCTTTGACGAGTACTTCCCCCGTGCCTCCCTGCAGCAGGTCATCCAGCAGCCCCTGACCCTGCTCAACCTGCTTGGCAAGTACGATGTGAAAGCCAACATCGCCGGCGGCGGCGTGAGCGGCCAGGCCGAGGCTCTGCGCCACGGCATTGCCCGCGCCCTTCTGCAGGTTGATCCCGAGCTCCGCCCGCAGCTGAAGAAGGCCGGCTACCTGACCCGCGACGCTCGCAAGAAAGAGCGTAAAAAGTACGGTCAGCGCGGCGCTCGTGCCCGCTTCCAGTACTCCAAGCGGTAA
- a CDS encoding glycosyltransferase family 2 protein, protein MHTPPLTFVIPAYGQWPHTSACLESIAAHVPPSQCEVVLVDDCSPDETQSGAAALGPALFGERFTLLRNETNRGFAASVNLGAAQAWGLRLFLLNNDTVLPANPVPACLAALDGDPSLAGVGPILTYSDGPDARIQHLGVAVPYALKCVHLYALFPAGHPVTRRQRRLQVITAAALCMDRGLFLEHGGLHAGFVNGMEDIDLCARLSHAGYGFTVTPKATVVHAEHASPGRFDREAANDALLHSRAAGLLHPDMAALAAEDGYALHLTAWLDPYLLPEGARLAELDATGPDDPHAILETLEQEPCWPLGYDRLESAFRKRGEWSRALAAAVRRSAFLPSQDAYRAILDLASRAGDTARADDASRRLADTTRMLARPEGLRQTALAALEQARESGDARLSTAFKQWFAANARTFRP, encoded by the coding sequence ATGCACACCCCGCCCCTCACCTTTGTCATCCCGGCCTACGGCCAATGGCCGCACACCAGCGCGTGCCTGGAGTCCATCGCCGCGCACGTGCCCCCCAGCCAGTGCGAGGTGGTACTGGTGGATGACTGCTCCCCGGACGAGACGCAAAGCGGAGCAGCCGCCCTGGGACCGGCCCTGTTCGGCGAGCGCTTCACCCTGCTGCGCAACGAGACCAACCGCGGTTTCGCTGCATCCGTAAACCTCGGCGCGGCGCAAGCCTGGGGCTTACGGCTCTTTCTGCTGAACAACGACACCGTGTTGCCCGCCAACCCCGTGCCAGCGTGCCTCGCCGCCCTGGACGGCGATCCGTCCCTGGCCGGCGTCGGGCCGATCCTCACCTACTCCGACGGCCCGGACGCCCGCATCCAGCACCTGGGTGTGGCCGTCCCCTACGCTCTCAAGTGTGTACACCTCTACGCCCTGTTCCCGGCCGGCCACCCCGTGACGCGCCGGCAGAGACGGCTGCAGGTCATCACGGCGGCGGCGCTCTGCATGGACCGCGGCCTCTTTCTGGAGCACGGCGGCTTGCACGCAGGGTTCGTCAACGGCATGGAGGACATCGATCTCTGCGCGCGGCTCTCGCACGCCGGCTACGGCTTTACCGTCACCCCCAAAGCCACGGTGGTCCATGCCGAGCACGCCAGTCCGGGACGCTTCGACAGGGAGGCGGCCAACGACGCCCTGCTCCACAGCCGCGCGGCCGGGCTGCTGCATCCGGATATGGCGGCCCTCGCGGCCGAGGACGGCTACGCCCTACACCTGACGGCGTGGCTGGACCCGTATCTGCTGCCCGAGGGAGCTCGCCTGGCCGAGCTGGACGCTACCGGGCCGGATGATCCCCACGCCATCCTTGAAACGCTGGAGCAGGAGCCCTGCTGGCCCCTGGGCTATGACCGGCTGGAATCCGCCTTCCGCAAACGCGGGGAGTGGTCCCGCGCCCTGGCCGCGGCCGTGCGCCGCTCCGCCTTCCTGCCCTCGCAGGACGCTTACCGCGCCATTCTGGACCTCGCCTCCCGCGCCGGGGACACGGCCCGCGCCGACGACGCTTCCCGGCGTCTAGCGGACACCACGCGGATGCTGGCCCGCCCGGAAGGGCTGCGGCAGACCGCCCTCGCCGCCCTGGAGCAGGCCCGCGAGTCCGGGGACGCACGGCTGTCCACCGCCTTCAAGCAGTGGTTCGCCGCCAACGCGCGTACGTTCCGGCCGTGA
- a CDS encoding PAS domain S-box protein, with product MHRYSILVVEDDAVTRTTLQHFLTSMGHLITGMVSSAEECFEHFEAAGPDRTDLVLMDIMLDGEMDGREAAVRVASEYNLPVIFLTGLSPEDVIGDHDTPAACYIHKPVHKSELAANIQLTVRNHRMEQELRESEHRYRSLFDNAVAGIYQATPEGRVIDANSSFARILGYDSAAEAMESLRDLGVQYYDEAGRWSKIVQRLEREGELVREQSAVLGRDGDLIWVSEHLRAIPDGQGNIACIVAVVLDITERKEAEENMRLTTNLLHQTVDSLPVPLVLTDLDSNIILHNQPFADCYCNNGSLESLNLADVLPKALHAQCAQAFSRFLASSGQALTVEATDDVPAVTVSPYRDAEDQLIGALVIIRNPVLET from the coding sequence ATGCACAGATACTCCATTCTCGTTGTCGAAGACGACGCCGTCACCCGAACAACCCTGCAACACTTCCTGACCAGCATGGGACACCTCATCACGGGCATGGTCTCCAGCGCCGAGGAGTGCTTCGAGCATTTTGAGGCCGCCGGACCGGACCGGACCGACCTCGTACTCATGGACATTATGCTTGACGGCGAAATGGATGGCAGGGAAGCAGCCGTGCGTGTCGCTTCCGAGTACAACCTGCCTGTTATCTTCCTCACCGGCCTCTCGCCGGAAGATGTCATCGGCGACCACGACACCCCAGCCGCGTGCTACATCCATAAACCTGTGCACAAGAGTGAGCTGGCCGCGAACATCCAGCTGACCGTGCGGAACCACCGTATGGAGCAGGAGCTCCGCGAGAGCGAGCACCGCTACCGCTCCCTCTTTGACAACGCGGTCGCCGGCATCTACCAGGCCACACCGGAGGGCCGCGTGATCGACGCGAACAGCAGCTTCGCCCGCATCCTGGGGTACGACTCCGCCGCCGAGGCCATGGAGAGCCTGCGCGATCTCGGCGTGCAGTATTATGATGAAGCCGGCCGTTGGAGCAAAATCGTGCAACGGCTGGAGCGCGAGGGCGAGCTGGTCCGCGAGCAGAGCGCCGTGCTCGGACGCGACGGCGACCTAATCTGGGTCTCGGAGCATCTGCGCGCCATACCGGACGGCCAGGGCAATATTGCCTGCATCGTGGCCGTGGTCCTGGACATCACCGAGCGCAAGGAGGCGGAGGAGAACATGCGCCTCACCACCAACCTGCTGCATCAGACCGTGGACTCCCTGCCCGTGCCGCTTGTGCTCACAGATCTCGACTCCAACATCATCCTGCACAACCAGCCGTTTGCGGACTGCTACTGCAATAACGGCAGCCTCGAAAGCCTGAACCTTGCCGACGTGCTGCCAAAAGCACTCCATGCCCAGTGCGCGCAGGCGTTCAGCAGATTCCTGGCCTCATCCGGCCAGGCGCTGACTGTTGAGGCCACTGACGACGTGCCGGCAGTGACCGTCTCTCCGTACAGGGATGCCGAGGATCAGCTCATCGGCGCATTGGTCATTATCCGAAACCCGGTCCTGGAGACGTAA
- the thrB gene encoding homoserine kinase, which translates to MTAATPNPQTRLSEETSVTLIGMAGTGKSTVGRELAAALGLGHVDTDRVIESYFGADLESVFQRLGRQHFLEAEESLVSGLTVRHCVISTGGSVIYGPSAVARLKELGPMVFLRTRLETIQHRLAQAGERGLAIAPGQTLEDLYAERQPLYKEAADFIVDTDEIAPPAVAGAIVRWLNEE; encoded by the coding sequence ATGACGGCTGCCACCCCAAATCCCCAAACGCGCCTCTCGGAAGAGACGTCGGTCACGCTCATCGGCATGGCCGGCACAGGCAAGTCCACCGTGGGCCGGGAGCTCGCCGCAGCCCTGGGACTCGGCCACGTGGACACCGACCGCGTGATCGAATCCTACTTCGGCGCCGACCTCGAATCCGTGTTCCAGCGCCTCGGCCGGCAACACTTTCTGGAGGCCGAGGAATCCCTTGTCTCCGGCCTTACCGTGCGCCACTGCGTCATCTCCACCGGCGGCAGCGTTATCTACGGCCCCAGCGCCGTGGCGCGGCTCAAGGAGCTGGGCCCCATGGTCTTCCTGCGCACCCGGCTGGAGACCATCCAGCACCGGCTGGCCCAGGCCGGCGAGCGCGGCTTGGCCATCGCGCCCGGCCAGACCCTTGAGGATCTCTATGCCGAGCGCCAGCCTTTGTATAAAGAAGCCGCAGATTTCATTGTGGATACCGACGAGATCGCCCCTCCGGCCGTGGCCGGGGCCATCGTGCGCTGGCTGAACGAGGAGTAG
- a CDS encoding diacylglycerol kinase: MRNKFLNTGTPGFHPLHKIRIMASGFVSAMRYDLSVAYKVVISVALLSTMFFLRMWVDFLLIFVATSQMLMAEIFNSSIEAICDFVETHEDEKIKLIKDMAAAATGVSILTWLLVVGYEITLLF, encoded by the coding sequence TTGCGTAACAAGTTCCTGAACACCGGAACACCGGGCTTCCACCCCCTGCATAAAATCAGGATCATGGCCAGCGGATTCGTCTCCGCCATGCGCTACGACCTGAGCGTGGCCTACAAGGTCGTTATCTCCGTGGCCCTGCTCTCGACCATGTTTTTTCTACGCATGTGGGTGGATTTCCTGCTCATATTCGTAGCTACCTCGCAGATGCTGATGGCCGAGATCTTCAACAGCTCCATCGAGGCGATCTGCGATTTCGTCGAGACGCATGAGGATGAGAAGATCAAGCTCATCAAGGACATGGCGGCGGCCGCCACCGGCGTGAGCATCCTGACCTGGCTGCTTGTGGTGGGCTACGAAATTACGCTCTTGTTCTAG
- a CDS encoding HD domain-containing protein, with protein sequence MTSIRKSLLQFTFAGSFMKRWNDKLRPMELIELDKQAHKMIAAWALYELNSQHLPHDERIELGRVVVEGGIFDYMYRLIITDVKPPIFYQIKANPEHYAMLTEWVLEQLEPRVQPLGDEFWERITNYLRKTEADGLEGLGRRILAAAHLYASNWEFELIKRLSPQDEELEEIDRSFQDGLEAHKDLIGVEELMRGPASTLGKFCHLCGQLRFQKRWSQTPRIPETSVIGHMFLVACYGTFFSMAVDACPARLVNNFFSGLFHDMPELLTRDIISPVKKSVSHISELISEYERKELNRRVLEPLRNANREQLAERLSYFLGLTVGSEFRACIMEDGVPRAVTDEELETVYNQDRFDPKDGSMLKVCDTLAAFIEAYTALRNGISSDELQQGLFRMRQKYAKTVIGSGKIHVGALLADFD encoded by the coding sequence ATGACATCTATACGTAAGTCACTGCTCCAATTCACCTTTGCCGGCTCGTTCATGAAGCGCTGGAACGATAAGCTCAGGCCCATGGAGCTTATCGAGCTCGACAAGCAGGCGCACAAAATGATCGCGGCCTGGGCTTTGTACGAGCTCAACTCCCAGCACCTGCCCCATGACGAGCGCATCGAGCTGGGCCGCGTCGTAGTGGAAGGTGGCATCTTCGACTACATGTACCGGCTGATCATCACGGACGTGAAGCCGCCTATCTTCTATCAGATCAAGGCCAACCCGGAGCACTACGCCATGCTCACGGAGTGGGTGCTGGAGCAGTTGGAGCCGCGGGTGCAGCCCCTGGGCGACGAGTTCTGGGAGCGTATCACCAACTACCTGCGCAAGACCGAGGCCGACGGCCTGGAAGGGCTGGGCCGGCGCATCCTCGCCGCCGCGCATCTCTACGCCTCCAACTGGGAGTTCGAGCTCATCAAGCGGCTCTCGCCACAGGACGAGGAGCTCGAAGAGATCGACCGCTCCTTCCAGGACGGGCTCGAAGCGCACAAGGATCTGATCGGCGTGGAGGAGCTCATGCGCGGTCCGGCCTCCACCCTGGGCAAGTTCTGCCACCTCTGCGGGCAGCTCCGGTTCCAGAAACGCTGGTCCCAGACGCCGCGCATCCCCGAGACATCGGTCATCGGCCACATGTTCCTGGTGGCCTGCTACGGCACCTTTTTCTCCATGGCTGTGGACGCCTGCCCGGCCCGGCTGGTCAACAACTTCTTCTCCGGGCTGTTCCACGACATGCCGGAGCTGCTCACGCGGGACATCATCTCCCCGGTCAAGAAGTCCGTCTCCCACATCTCGGAGCTCATCAGCGAGTACGAGCGCAAGGAGCTGAACCGCCGCGTGCTGGAGCCCCTGCGCAATGCCAACCGCGAGCAGCTGGCCGAGCGGCTCTCCTACTTCCTCGGCCTCACCGTGGGCTCCGAGTTTCGGGCCTGCATCATGGAGGACGGCGTGCCCCGCGCCGTGACCGACGAGGAGTTGGAGACAGTCTATAACCAAGACCGTTTCGACCCCAAAGACGGCTCCATGCTCAAGGTCTGCGATACCCTGGCCGCCTTCATCGAAGCCTACACCGCCCTGCGCAATGGCATCTCCTCCGACGAGCTGCAGCAGGGCCTTTTCCGCATGCGCCAGAAGTACGCCAAAACCGTGATCGGCAGCGGCAAGATCCACGTGGGCGCGCTTCTCGCCGATTTCGATTAA